The following coding sequences are from one bacterium window:
- a CDS encoding tetratricopeptide repeat protein, with product MGNLLADAVRMRRMNSYRARFHQARFLWLLATTLLVASAAGGQVLQPEREQEAAQQGIRSSREAQATAAEAAELPATRSDITYADVLANPDDPELNIRWADAQVARGDLKGAAATLERILLLQPELANVRLYHAIVLFRLDDLDGAESELERVRQAELTAELAASAIDYSRRIERRRRRTRGSFSVTGGAQYDSNRNSAPHSDTLLVRDFRFQLGDGLTEDDDYSYLTIAELVMERDVGDQEQHTLFGALSFYNAEQEKLERFDVRSGTGQAGLRLRTPETDWTMRLIAGLVDLSAEKFVRSIAGEVRAERRLSSRFRAGGLVRLESFDYDGIPDSPRAYERTGLETTLGGDLQWIHSPSHRTRLALGFRNRSAQRRFYSYWGPMLGFQHTWLPGGGQFVLASTSLDWNRYKDAQSFISTKIRREAIIRSRVMYGAPLSFLSGGLIRGDLAELVLSLTGEYLWSSSNLPNFTYDNLKLGFLVSKRWEF from the coding sequence TTGGGGAACCTGTTGGCCGATGCGGTTCGCATGCGCCGCATGAATTCGTACCGAGCCCGATTTCACCAAGCGCGATTCCTCTGGCTGTTGGCGACGACCCTGCTGGTGGCGTCGGCCGCCGGGGGCCAGGTCCTCCAACCGGAGCGCGAGCAGGAGGCCGCGCAGCAGGGAATTCGCAGCAGCCGAGAGGCTCAGGCCACAGCGGCCGAAGCCGCGGAGCTTCCGGCGACGCGCTCGGACATCACCTACGCCGACGTGCTTGCAAACCCGGACGACCCCGAGCTCAACATCCGCTGGGCAGATGCCCAGGTGGCGCGGGGAGATCTGAAGGGAGCCGCTGCGACCCTGGAGCGAATCCTGCTCCTTCAACCAGAGCTGGCAAACGTCCGGCTCTACCACGCGATCGTGTTGTTCCGGCTCGACGATCTCGATGGCGCTGAATCCGAGCTCGAGCGGGTTCGCCAGGCGGAACTGACCGCGGAGCTTGCGGCGAGCGCGATCGACTACAGCCGTCGCATCGAACGGCGAAGGCGCCGAACCCGAGGCAGCTTCTCCGTCACCGGCGGGGCCCAATACGACAGCAATCGGAACTCGGCACCTCACTCCGACACCCTGCTCGTGCGCGATTTCCGCTTCCAGCTCGGTGATGGCCTCACCGAGGACGACGACTACAGCTACCTGACGATCGCCGAACTCGTCATGGAACGAGACGTAGGCGATCAGGAACAGCACACGCTCTTCGGAGCGCTCAGCTTCTACAACGCAGAGCAGGAAAAACTGGAACGCTTCGACGTGCGCTCCGGTACGGGACAAGCGGGCCTTCGGTTGCGCACGCCGGAGACGGATTGGACGATGCGGCTGATCGCGGGCCTGGTGGATCTCTCAGCCGAGAAATTCGTGCGCAGCATCGCAGGAGAAGTTCGCGCCGAGCGGCGACTCTCTTCCCGCTTCCGGGCTGGGGGGCTCGTGCGTCTGGAATCATTCGACTACGACGGCATCCCGGATTCGCCGCGGGCCTACGAACGCACTGGCCTCGAAACGACCCTCGGCGGCGATCTCCAGTGGATCCACTCCCCGAGCCATCGCACCCGGTTGGCCTTGGGATTTCGCAACCGTTCGGCCCAGCGTCGTTTCTACTCGTATTGGGGCCCCATGCTGGGCTTCCAGCACACCTGGCTCCCCGGTGGCGGGCAGTTCGTACTGGCCAGCACCTCCCTGGATTGGAACCGCTACAAGGACGCCCAATCGTTCATCTCGACGAAGATCCGACGTGAAGCCATCATCCGCTCGCGCGTGATGTATGGGGCGCCGCTCTCGTTCCTCTCGGGCGGCCTGATCAGGGGCGACCTGGCGGAGCTCGTACTCTCGTTGACCGGCGAGTACCTCTGGAGTTCTTCGAATCTGCCGAATTTCACCTATGACAACCTGAAACTGGGTTTCCTGGTCTCCAAGCGTTGGGAGTTCTGA